The Streptomyces spororaveus genome includes a region encoding these proteins:
- a CDS encoding acetyl-CoA C-acetyltransferase, which yields MSGSNNTTSVIVAGARTPMGRLLGSLKSFSGADLGGFAIKSALERAGISGDQVQYVIMGQVLQAGAGQIPARQAAVKAGIPMNVPALTINKVCLSGLDAIALADQLIRAGEFDIVVAGGQESMTNAPHLLPKSREGFKYGAVEMLDAMAYDGLTDAFENIAMGESTEKHNTRLGIERAPQDEFAAASHQRAAAAQKNGVFEAEIVPVEIPQRKGDPVIFSTDEGIRPETTVESLGKLRPAFAKDGTITAGTSSQISDGAAAVVVMSKAKAEELGLEWIAEIGAHGNVAGPDNSLQSQPSNAILHALKKEGLEVSDLDLIEINEAFAAVAVQSMKDLGVTPEKVNVNGGAIALGHPIGMSGARVVLHLALELKRRGGGVGAAALCGGGGQGDALIVRVAK from the coding sequence ATGTCCGGATCGAACAACACCACTTCTGTGATCGTCGCCGGGGCCCGCACGCCCATGGGGCGGCTGCTCGGCTCGCTGAAGTCCTTCTCGGGTGCCGACCTCGGCGGCTTCGCCATCAAGTCCGCGCTGGAGCGGGCCGGGATCTCCGGCGACCAGGTCCAGTACGTGATCATGGGCCAGGTGCTGCAGGCCGGCGCGGGCCAGATCCCCGCCCGCCAGGCGGCCGTCAAGGCCGGCATCCCGATGAACGTGCCCGCGCTCACGATCAACAAGGTGTGCCTCTCGGGCCTGGACGCGATCGCGCTGGCCGACCAGCTGATCCGCGCCGGGGAGTTCGACATCGTGGTCGCGGGCGGTCAGGAGTCCATGACCAACGCCCCGCACCTGCTGCCCAAGTCGCGTGAGGGCTTCAAGTACGGCGCCGTCGAGATGCTGGACGCGATGGCCTACGACGGCCTCACCGACGCCTTCGAGAACATCGCGATGGGCGAGTCCACGGAGAAGCACAACACCCGCCTGGGCATCGAGCGGGCCCCGCAGGACGAGTTCGCCGCCGCCTCGCACCAGCGGGCCGCGGCCGCGCAGAAGAACGGCGTCTTCGAGGCCGAGATCGTCCCCGTGGAGATCCCGCAGCGCAAGGGCGACCCGGTGATCTTCTCCACCGACGAGGGCATCCGCCCCGAGACCACCGTGGAGTCCCTCGGCAAGCTGCGTCCGGCCTTCGCGAAGGACGGCACGATCACCGCCGGCACCTCCTCCCAGATCAGCGACGGCGCCGCCGCCGTGGTCGTGATGAGCAAGGCGAAGGCGGAGGAGCTCGGCCTGGAGTGGATCGCCGAGATCGGCGCCCACGGCAACGTGGCCGGCCCCGACAACTCGCTCCAGTCGCAGCCGTCGAACGCGATCCTGCACGCCCTGAAGAAGGAGGGCCTGGAGGTCTCCGACCTGGACCTCATCGAGATCAACGAGGCCTTCGCGGCGGTCGCCGTGCAGTCAATGAAGGACCTCGGCGTGACCCCGGAAAAGGTGAACGTCAACGGTGGCGCCATCGCCCTGGGGCACCCGATCGGCATGTCCGGAGCCCGCGTGGTGCTGCACCTGGCGCTGGAGCTCAAGCGCCGCGGCGGCGGCGTCGGCGCGGCCGCGCTGTGCGGCGGCGGCGGCCAGGGCGACGCACTGATCGTCCGCGTCGCCAAGTAG
- the mce gene encoding methylmalonyl-CoA epimerase — protein sequence MLTRIDHIGIACFDLDKTVEFYRATYGFEVFHSEVNEEQGVREAMLKINETSDGGASYLQLLEPTREDSAVGKWLAKNGEGVHHIAFGTEDVQGDSEAIRGKGVRVLYDQPRTGSMGSSITFLHPKDCHGVLTELVTSNPEH from the coding sequence ATGCTGACAAGAATCGACCACATCGGGATCGCCTGCTTCGACCTGGACAAGACTGTCGAGTTCTACCGTGCCACGTACGGCTTCGAGGTGTTCCACTCCGAGGTCAACGAGGAGCAGGGTGTCCGCGAGGCCATGTTGAAGATCAACGAGACCTCCGACGGCGGCGCCTCGTACCTCCAGCTCCTGGAGCCCACCCGCGAGGACTCCGCCGTCGGCAAATGGCTGGCCAAGAACGGCGAGGGCGTCCACCACATCGCCTTCGGCACCGAGGACGTCCAGGGCGACTCCGAGGCCATCCGCGGCAAGGGCGTCCGCGTCCTCTACGACCAGCCCCGCACCGGCTCCATGGGCTCTTCCATCACCTTCCTGCACCCCAAGGACTGCCACGGCGTTCTCACCGAACTGGTCACCTCGAACCCCGAGCACTGA